In Plantibacter sp. PA-3-X8, one DNA window encodes the following:
- a CDS encoding cation-translocating P-type ATPase: protein MSAPLIQLDLDIEGMTCASCVARVEKRLTALDGVEAQVNLATERATVTAPSTVTADELVAAVAKAGYTATVRPPADERAAADREQTPTSGPTSDPSATVTTLRTRLVVSAVLALPVVLLAMIPAWQFDHWQWLSLTLATPVVFWGGYPFHRATFATLRHGSVTMDTLITLGTGAAYLWSVWALFFGMAGMTGMRHEFTFFAPDADPSSALYLEVAAGVTVFLLAGRLIEQRSKRAAGEALRDLMTLGASEVSVLRDRAPDPTDLMAPTRTEERIPIEQLLVGDHFLVRPGESVATDGIVVEGAASVDESLVTGESVPVELTAGSRVIGGTIARGGSLVVRATAVGAETQLARMAQAVEAAQLGKSRVQRLADRVSSVFVPVVLVIALGTAIVWALTGSTMEAAFTAAVAVLIIACPCALGLATPVALLVGTGRGAQLGILIAGPEALERASGIDRIVLDKTGTVTSGRMSVTEVWASGATDEVLALGAALEAASEHPIAEAIVAEATRRDAARPVVSDFASLEGLGVTGTITGGTVLAGRPAFAEDQGFRIGPDAASALTAAAERASTVVVVAWDGEVRGVVEVADTVKPEARAAIGRAVSLGMTPVLLTGDNAAVAARVAGEIGITEVIADASPSDKVAAVERLQAAGHRVAMIGDGVNDAAAIATADLGIAMGTGTDAAKGAADLSIVSGSLATAIDAVRLSRRTLGIIRGNLFWAFAYNVAAIPLAALGLLNPMIAGAAMAFSSVFVVLNSLRLRRFRPAA, encoded by the coding sequence ATGAGCGCGCCACTCATCCAGCTCGACCTCGACATCGAGGGCATGACCTGCGCGAGCTGCGTGGCACGCGTCGAGAAGCGGCTGACCGCGCTCGACGGTGTCGAGGCGCAGGTCAACCTCGCGACCGAACGGGCGACGGTGACCGCGCCCTCCACCGTCACCGCTGACGAGCTGGTCGCAGCCGTCGCGAAGGCCGGCTACACGGCGACGGTGCGTCCGCCCGCTGACGAACGCGCCGCGGCGGACCGGGAGCAGACTCCGACGTCGGGACCGACATCCGACCCCTCGGCGACCGTGACGACGCTCCGCACCCGCCTCGTCGTCAGTGCGGTGCTGGCATTGCCTGTCGTGCTGCTCGCGATGATCCCCGCCTGGCAGTTCGACCACTGGCAGTGGCTCTCGCTGACCCTCGCGACGCCGGTCGTCTTCTGGGGTGGGTACCCGTTCCACCGGGCGACGTTCGCGACGCTGCGGCACGGCTCGGTGACGATGGACACCCTCATCACGCTCGGGACGGGGGCTGCCTACCTGTGGTCCGTCTGGGCGCTCTTCTTCGGCATGGCCGGGATGACGGGCATGCGGCACGAGTTCACCTTCTTCGCACCCGACGCCGACCCGTCGAGCGCGCTGTACCTCGAGGTGGCTGCCGGCGTGACCGTCTTCCTGCTCGCCGGCCGTCTCATCGAGCAGCGCTCGAAGCGTGCGGCAGGCGAGGCACTCCGCGACCTCATGACGCTGGGTGCTTCCGAGGTCTCCGTGCTCCGGGACCGTGCGCCGGACCCCACCGACCTCATGGCGCCCACCCGCACCGAGGAACGGATCCCGATCGAGCAGCTGCTCGTCGGAGACCACTTCCTCGTGCGTCCCGGCGAGTCCGTCGCCACCGACGGAATCGTCGTCGAGGGGGCGGCGAGTGTCGACGAGAGTCTCGTGACGGGGGAGTCCGTCCCGGTCGAGCTCACGGCAGGCTCGCGGGTCATCGGTGGCACGATCGCACGCGGCGGCAGTCTCGTCGTGCGGGCGACGGCCGTCGGCGCCGAGACGCAGCTGGCGCGCATGGCTCAGGCGGTCGAGGCGGCGCAGCTCGGGAAGAGCCGGGTCCAACGGCTCGCCGACCGCGTCTCGAGCGTGTTCGTCCCGGTCGTCCTGGTGATCGCCCTCGGCACCGCCATCGTGTGGGCGCTCACCGGCTCGACCATGGAGGCGGCGTTCACCGCCGCGGTCGCCGTCCTCATCATCGCCTGTCCGTGTGCGCTGGGGCTCGCGACACCGGTGGCCCTCCTCGTCGGGACGGGGCGTGGCGCGCAGCTCGGCATCCTCATAGCCGGTCCGGAGGCGCTCGAGCGGGCGAGCGGCATCGACCGCATCGTGCTCGACAAGACGGGGACCGTCACGTCCGGGCGGATGAGTGTCACGGAGGTCTGGGCGTCCGGTGCGACGGATGAGGTGCTCGCCCTCGGCGCGGCGCTCGAAGCGGCCTCCGAGCACCCCATCGCCGAGGCGATCGTCGCCGAAGCGACCCGCCGCGATGCAGCTCGTCCGGTGGTCTCGGACTTCGCGAGCCTCGAGGGGCTCGGCGTCACCGGCACGATCACCGGAGGAACCGTGTTGGCCGGACGTCCCGCCTTCGCGGAGGACCAGGGCTTCCGCATCGGACCGGACGCGGCGAGCGCCCTGACTGCAGCCGCGGAGCGTGCGAGCACCGTGGTGGTCGTCGCCTGGGACGGCGAGGTCCGCGGCGTCGTCGAGGTCGCCGACACCGTGAAGCCGGAGGCCCGCGCCGCCATCGGACGCGCCGTGTCCCTGGGGATGACACCGGTGCTCCTCACCGGCGACAACGCGGCCGTCGCAGCGCGGGTCGCGGGGGAGATCGGGATCACCGAGGTGATCGCGGACGCGAGCCCCTCCGACAAGGTCGCCGCCGTCGAACGGCTCCAGGCGGCCGGTCACCGCGTCGCGATGATCGGCGACGGGGTGAACGACGCCGCGGCGATCGCCACGGCCGATCTCGGCATCGCCATGGGGACGGGTACGGATGCGGCCAAGGGCGCAGCCGACCTCAGCATCGTCTCCGGTTCCCTCGCCACGGCGATCGACGCCGTCCGGCTCTCCCGGCGGACGCTCGGGATCATCCGCGGCAATCTCTTCTGGGCGTTCGCGTACAATGTGGCGGCGATCCCGCTCGCTGCGCTCGGCCTCCTCAACCCGATGATCGCGGGTGCGGCGATGGCGTTCTCCAGCGTGTTCGTCGTGCTCAACAGCCTGCGCCTCCGCCGGTTCCGTCCGGCCGCCTGA